From Daucus carota subsp. sativus chromosome 6, DH1 v3.0, whole genome shotgun sequence, the proteins below share one genomic window:
- the LOC108193035 gene encoding B2 protein, with protein sequence MDNLSNFWQLGDELRGLQVSDEHKWSMAASKLAEQTRSKVERRNNLDLYKGSNETRPRENPGFQEDNRYGSLNLNMLNMDINMNASVAKSSIVNSMYNMNTVYQKNNLSNIGNMKVTNYNVNNNEKNGMNSGNHNNNHDANSNNVVDKRFKTLPAAETLPRNEVLGGYIFVCNNDTMQEDLKRQLFGLPPRYRDSVRAITPGLPLFLYNYTTHQLHGIFEASGFGGSNIDATAWEDKKCKGESRFPAQVRIRIRKICKALEEDAFRPVLHHYDGPKFRLELSVPETLDLLDLCEQAGV encoded by the exons ATGGATAACTTGAGCAACTTCTGGCAGTTGGGTGATGAGCTTCGAGGATTGCAAGTCTCTGATGAACACAAGTGGTCGATGGCTGCTTCAAAATTAGCTGAGCAGACTCGTTCGAAGGTTGAACGAAGGAACAATCTTGATCTTTATAAAGGATCAAACGAAACAAGGCCACGGGAAAACCCTGGTTTTCAGGAAGATAACAGATATGGAAGCCtaaaccttaacatgctaaacATGGATATAAATATGAATGCTAGTGTTGCCAAAAGTTCTATTGTAAACAGCATGTACAACATGAACACTGTCTATCAGAAAAACAATCTTAGCAACATTGGTAATATGAAGGTTACCAACTACAACGTCAACAACAACGAAAAAAATGGCATGAACAGTGGTAACCACAACAATAACCATGACGCCAATTCAAATAATGTTGTTGATAAGAGGTTTAAGACCTTACCTGCTGCAGAGACACTCCCAAGAAATGAAGTTCTTGGTGGATACATATTTGTCTGTAATAATGACACAATGCAGGAGGATTTGAAGCGTCAACTATTTG GCCTGCCACCAAGATACAGAGACTCTGTTCGTGCAATAACACCTGGCTTACCTCTGTTTCTTTACAACTACACTACTCATCAGTTGCATGGTATTTTTGAG GCTTCAGGTTTTGGCGGTTCCAACATTGATGCTACTGCATGGGAAGATAAAAAGTGCAAAGGTGAATCGAGGTTTCCAGCTCAA GTTAGGATCCGTATCAGAAAAATCTGCAAGGCATTGGAGGAAGACGCCTTTAGGCCTGTTTTGCATCACTATGATGGCCCAAAATTCCGTCTTGAGCTTTCTGTCCCAGAG ACACTAGACTTGCTTGATCTCTGTGAACAAGCCGGCGTGTAG
- the LOC108225498 gene encoding pentatricopeptide repeat-containing protein At5g06540, whose product MFPLKTPLFRKLSHSTLSTLTASIFHPPNLSKLADECSSFTQIQQIHAQMIVSARIHDNFAASRLLSFCALSSSGNLSYAIRIFNNTQQPNSFMWNTLIRAQADSSNPIQGFILYMKMQRMGVLPGKHTFPFVLKACSKLRSVKCCVQVHTHVVKYGLDCDLHVLNGLIRGYSVPGDLGGARKVFDDVPVRSLSIWTTMICGYAQNHCADEALVLFDQMVGDEVEPNGATLASVLSACGQSGCLDFGEKVRVYMEERGIEVGVILGTALVNMYAKNGAILLAWKCFDGMLEKNIATWNAMICGLAAHGYAKEAIDLFGELKKEHVVPNDITFVGVLSACCHAGLLDLGREMFELMNKVYGIEPRIEHYGCLVNLLGRGGKLMEAEEVIRRMRCKADVMIWGALLSACKNHGNIEIAERVVKEILALDPHNHGVYVVLSNMHAEVGQWTDVSRLRKVMKEESLNKTPGLSLISGDD is encoded by the coding sequence ATGTTCCCGCTAAAAACACCCCTGTTCAGAAAGCTCTCTCATTCTACACTTTCCACCTTGACCGCCTCCATTTTCCACCCTCCTAATCTCTCTAAACTCGCTGATGAATGCTCTTCTTTCACTCAAATCCAGCAAATCCACGCCCAAATGATCGTCTCTGCTCGCATTCACGACAACTTTGCTGCAAGCCGATTACTTTCATTCTGCGCTCTTTCGAGTTCTGGCAATTTGAGTTACGCAATCAGGATCTTTAACAATACCCAGCAACCCAATTCATTTATGTGGAACACGCTGATCAGAGCCCAAGCTGATAGTTCTAATCCAATTCAGGGTTTTATTCTTTATATGAAGATGCAGAGGATGGGGGTTTTGCCCGGGAAACATACGTTTCCGTTTGTTTTGAAGGCGTGTTCTAAGTTACGGAGTGTTAAATGTTGTGTGCAGGTGCATACCCATGTGGTGAAATATGGGCTTGATTGTGATTTGCATGTTTTGAATGGGTTGATCAGGGGGTACTCTGTTCCGGGTGATTTGGGGGGTGCCCGGAAGGTGTTTGATGATGTTCCTGTGAGGAGTTTGAGTATTTGGACTACGATGATTTGTGGGTATGCGCAGAATCATTGTGCTGATGAGGCGTTGGTGCTTTTTGATCAGATGGTTGGGGATGAGGTTGAGCCTAATGGTGCTACATTGGCTTCTGTGTTGTCGGCTTGTGGCCAATCAGGATGCTTAGATTTTGGGGAGAAGGTTCGTGTTTAtatggaggagagagggattgaAGTGGGGGTGATTCTTGGAACGGCGTTGGTGAATATGTATGCTAAGAATGGAGCGATTTTGTTGGCGTGGAAGTGTTTTGATGGCATGTTAGAGAAGAATATTGCAACTTGGAATGCGATGATTTGTGGCTTGGCAGCTCATGGATATGCTAAAGAAGCAATAGATCTATTTGGTGAGCTTAAAAAAGAGCATGTTGTTCCGAATGATATTACATTTGTTGGGGTTTTATCTGCCTGCTGTCATGCTGGATTGCTTGATTTGGGTCGGGAGATGTTTGAGTTGATGAATAAGGTATACGGTATTGAGCCCAGAATAGAGCATTATGGATGCTTGGTTAATCTTCTAGGGAGGGGTGGAAAGCTAATGGAGGCCGAGGAAGTAATAAGGAGAATGAGATGCAAAGCGGATGTGATGATCTGGGGTGCGCTGTTGAGTGCTTGTAAGAATCATGGAAATATTGAGATTGCTGAACGTGTAGTAAAAGAAATCCTTGCTTTGGATCCTCATAACCATGGGGTTTATGTTGTTCTATCTAACATGCATGCCGAAGTTGGCCAATGGACTGATGTTTCAAGGCTAAGAAAAGTGATGAAAGAGgagagtttaaataaaactCCTGGATTGAGTCTTATCAGTGGGGATGATTAA